The Lathyrus oleraceus cultivar Zhongwan6 chromosome 5, CAAS_Psat_ZW6_1.0, whole genome shotgun sequence genome includes the window TTTTTTTCTAGCATAGAGTTTGTATGTAGCCCAAGGGCGATGATTGTTAAGTTATTGTTATTTTCTAATGAATTGGACTTAACATACCTAACAGTAATTTGTCTATTAGTGTTTCTGATGCATGTGATACATATATAGTTTTAACATTATGTGCTAGATACTTATTTTTGTATTCTTAGTTCAATTACCAGTACAACTACTATTGTGCTACAATACAAGGACAAACATAATTAACAGTACTTCAAACAAGAATTGGGTCTCAAATCCAAAATTTTCTGTTTCCATTTCAATGATTCTTATCAGTGTGCTATTTGTCCAATTGTATTTCAAATGCATGTGATTTGCAACAAAGATAGTGTTAGCATTAAAACAATGCATGTTACTTTTTATAAAAACTTTGAAGAGATTTTCAGCCAGAAAACTGGAGAATTGTGAGTACAACAGGACCAATGCAGGTTACTTATTATTTGCAGTACAATAATAATGTGCTGCAATGACTTTATTTTCTAGATCTTGCGCAGAATAATCAACCCAAAATATGGATGAAAGTATTGTTCACAAACATGAACCAGATGGTGATTTTCAAACATGTAACTGGGTACCAGTTACCATGATGCCTAAAAATGACAAGACTTATTACATTAGTAAAGTTTCGATACACAAGTCAGAATTAGTTACAAAGTGAGATAGATTATAGTAGATAACAATAGAAATATGAAGGTTAATTTATTTCCCCATTTATCACTCTAATGAGATCTAAAACTATTACTAGCAGATGATAAACTATAATCTAAGCCAAAAGCCAGAAGTTCTTCTGCCACCTGGTGCTGATAAGGTAGCCATTATTGCCCTGGCTTCTCTTCCTTACTCCTATTGTCAAGCACTCTGCATTATTGATACAGTACTCCACAAACTCTTCTGTGCTACTGCAGCTGCTACTTCCACACAGACTGTAAAAAGTAATGAATAGAATACATACATGAGTAACAAGAGAAATTTTGAAAGTATGGTATCAAAAAGTTGCAAATTGTTGGTGTTTTACCAGCTTAAGAGGGAAGGTGGCTTCTTTTGGCCTAGTACCAGGATAGAGACTTCCAATTTCTTGACCTGGCTCATCACTGTGTCAAGTTTTGGTCCTTGAATTACAAGTGCTTCCACTTCCACCTATGTCAGACCATAACATTATCAAAAACCTTAATTTAAGGAGAAGACATAAAAGGGAGACATGTTAAAACTTAAAAAGAAAAGCTGAAAATAAACACTAGGGACCAGTGCATGCATCTCAAAGTTCAGACACTAGCTAATGCCATCTAAAGAATAGAAAAGTAAGCATCCTAATTCTTCATACTTAATATTGAAAATTGACATAATTTTGAGTCAAGATTTGCAAAGCAGTATGGAACTTAGGAAAAAGAGCAAAATCTAATTGAACTTAAAAAACTAAAGCAAGTTACCTCTGGCTTGCAATCTTTGCAAAGTGACCCAAGATGATTAACAAGATAAGCAGAAGAATAAGATTCAGAATGAGCCCTTTGAGGAGAAACAATGTGAAGCAAAGTGAACAAATCACCCTTATTAACAACATGAGTAAGTGCCCAAATCATAGCATGTTTAGAATGTGAAGATCCATCCACAACAACCATGACTCTTTTCCTCACCATCATGCCACTACTCTCTTCATTTCCATACATGTTTATGTTAAACCCTTCCATTTGGTTCAGATTAGTTTCAAAATCACTACAAGTCACTCCCGAAGTGTTGTTGTAGGTGTTTTTTCCACTCCACCTGCTGGATGTTGATTTCCAAGTTTCCTTAGCACTTAACTGTCTCAAAAATGAAGATGAAGTTGGCATTATGAAGTGAAATTGGAGACCTTTTTATGTAACACCACAATAATTGCTAGTTGAATAGGTGAAAATGAGAGAGTAGGGTGCTAGAGTGTAGCAGAGGCTTAGTTTGGCAGATTATTACTTACTATGCTCGGAAAACAGACCTGCTACAGGAAAGAAGAGAGAGAaactgagagagagagagagagagagagagagagagagagagagagagagagagagagagagaagtgATGGCATGTGGGGGTGGGGGGAGACGTAATGCAAATAACAAAGTTGTTGGGAGAGGTTTTATTTTTTGTGCAGATTAAAGTGTCACGGGAATCTGTGGTCTGTTTGGTGCATGATGAAAAACTAGAAATTTATGAAACCTCTTTCATGTATTTAAGATTCCTTTGTACATGTTTTGTCATTGTAGCAATTGTAATTTTTGTTATAGATTTTGTTTGGTCATTATACAATCTGACTCATAATATTGATATAAGCCATAACAAATGATGGGTTAATTAGCTTATGTCACGTAATGCACGTGATGTGAAGTGGTCCATCAATAAAGAGTAATGTCATTAGTTGGATCTATTAGTACTTCTCTCTCCATGCTTTGATTCATGCGCATGGATCTAAATTTCAACATTAGCATACATACCATAGCATCATGTTGCATTTCCATCACTATCGTCGCGGTTTGAATTATCCATATGTAGTTGAGTCTAATTCAACTCTACAAAATTAATTTGTAAGAAAAATATTATCTTCACTTCAAATTATATCTTATTATCCGATACGAAACtcttaaatttttttaatatttgtAGTAAATACTATTTTGAGGTGAACATTAACGTAAGGCAAGTCACTTAAACCAAATAGTAATCAATCAATCAGTGTTCCAAATAGAGCTAGCGTAAGGGAAACATctataataatatatatttaagAATATGGAGTATTATTTGTTCTGAAATTAATTGCTACTAATTAACAATGTAAAAAAAATGATGCAAGCTTTAACTCCATGGATCTAGTTTTCTGTTGAATATGGTTATGATTTTAAAGTTTTCACCATTTTAGAAAGCTCGGTGAGACAACCTCACCGTCCCAAATTTAAATCAAATTGATTGCAccaatttttttatataaaaatagATTTGTTTATTTGTCATTCAGTCAATTGTTTCAGAAATCTGACAAATAATTGTGATTAAAATAAACGTAAAGGCTAATTGAGAGGATTATGAGAATGAAAAGGTATATTAAATGGGGGAGTTATAGTGAGAGCCTCGTGAATTGGGTTTTGTTTTGTATTGGGTAAGAGAGTGATGAGTGATGACCACAATTCAGAAATTTGTACTTCCAAATTATTGCTCCCGCGTACCTCGCTGAACCAACTCAAGCACTCAACTTCAATTCAATTACCATCTTCGCCTTTCTCACTTGTATTATTTACCACGCTTCATATCAATTTTCAATCCTAATTTTGTACTACATTTTTTTTAAATGTACATTCAATTCTTATCCAAACACAACTTATTTCACAACTACAaaataatatatctctttcagAATGACCGTTGTTTAAAATTTGTATACAtgatataaaaaaatataataactttaatttttattaaattaacTTTATTAATGTGTTTGAAGTAGTGTAAAAAATACGTAATAGTTAATAgatataattaaaaaaaatagaagtatttgtcaagtttaaatctatggttgaaagacaaagcggtcgaaagatcaagattctgaggactgatggtggtggaaaATATGTGACGAAAGACTTCGacgcattatgtgtgaaagaagggacTGTGTgtgaggtggtgccaccctacactccacagcagaatggagtcgcataaaggaagaatagaaccatcatgaatatggttagaagcATGTTGAAAGAAAAACATCTACCCAAataattatggggagaagttgtgtcgatTGAAACATATATCATGAATAGATGTAcaacgaagaagctagaaggaatcatgCCAGAAGAATGTTTGTCTAGTGCCAAGCCTAACTTGAGTCatttgaaggtgtttggatctatagcacatagacatgcgccaaatcaattgagaagaaagcttgatgacaagtcgagtcagatgatcctgataggatatcattcgactggaggatacaagttgttcgacccatTGAACAAGCAACCAGTtatcagcagggacgtgatcatagatgagcttaaggaatgtGATTGTActgagaatgttaagaaggattcagtgagaatcttatgtgatgaaccagctagtgaaatcgaaagagaagtttgacaagaagtCATAGGTGAAGCAGtcccaagcagacctcaaagaacaagacacatgtcttaaaggttgcaagaatgtgtgattacatcagatgatgtggtcactgaagaaggtgagctggtgcactatgctttctatgcagatgttAAACCAGTCAATACAACTGAGAcattgaaagattcaaagtgggtgaaagcaatgaatgaAGAACTGAAATCAATCGAAGTCAACAAtacttggtcacttgtcgaattggcccaagacaagaaggcaatagatgtgaagtgggtatacaaggtgaagttgaatcccaaagaagaagtgactcgacacaagacgagacttgtggcgaaaggatttcttcagaaagaaggaatcgacttcgacgaAGTTTTTGCCCCTGTTGCTAGGATtaaaacaatcaggttggttgttggtctaacaaatatgaacaactggaagatgtgtcagatggatgtgaaatgtgcattcctgaatgagCCCTTAGAAaaagaagtttatgttgcacatgaaggagaattgtcatccaaggcgcagcggaatttaaaaatttctccatttagtgatccttacgaatgggcatgatcagtgatagaatcgttacctcttgtggcgatcacaaacattgaacgatgacaatgtctctactcagtccacacgaacggattccttcaatctcagtgctagctattacgaatgaaggctttgagtgagagagagagaaacgaaattgcaggcaagagttacaatgcttctacacaaaggttctatttatagaaccacttgtgtgggctgcaagctaaaaagcccactcaagtgtatctggcccatatctcataatatgccaaaatcacttaattgtttggtaccttaccatatttcgtattctacttaagtacatcgtaccttacgatgttctataattcacttaaggtaactgtacattacagtatt containing:
- the LOC127084077 gene encoding uncharacterized protein LOC127084077; translation: MPTSSSFLRQLSAKETWKSTSSRWSGKNTYNNTSGVTCSDFETNLNQMEGFNINMYGNEESSGMMVRKRVMVVVDGSSHSKHAMIWALTHVVNKGDLFTLLHIVSPQRAHSESYSSAYLVNHLGSLCKDCKPEVEVEALVIQGPKLDTVMSQVKKLEVSILVLGQKKPPSLLSCLCGSSSCSSTEEFVEYCINNAECLTIGVRKRSQGNNGYLISTRWQKNFWLLA